CAAACGCCTGGCAGCAGGACGGTTCCACCGACTCGCATCACCTGCCAACAACGGTTGCTGCTGAGTCGGTATCTGCTGCACCAACAGCTTCAGCACCTTTGATCGGGGTAGGCGGCTATCGCGCAACGCTTCATAGGTGCTCGACCACTGGCGACGAAAGACAGGACTCTGCGATAGCCTCACAAACGACACGATGCACGCACTCACTAACACGGCATCCATCAGATCAAACAGGGCATCTCTGGCGTTTCCCAAGCTGGCATACAACGTTTGGCGAAATTGCTGAAGTTCGTTGAAAATCATGGGGTCAATGTTGGTTGTACTTCATTGACCTTACGGCAGTCGGTGCTTCTCATTGACTGCCTTCCTCTTCACCATTAGTCCAAACTAAAGACAGCATCCAGCAGAGGTGCATATGGACGCAAGAAAATGGGCTTGGGGAGGATCGACCAACGCTGACCTAGGCCCCAAGATAAAGCATCAGGAGAGTGGACGCTTGGTACTGCAAAGCCCAAGGTGGGAACCGATGGTTGCAGTCTTCATGTCAATGTTTGTACTTACTGCTCTCTTTTTTGGGGGCAGCAGTCGGCTAACGTGCGATCGCCCCACATTTTCGACAACGCACTGTCAAGTTACGCGCTTCTTTGGGCCAGGGCTGATTCCCTTGAGAAGCCTTGAACTAGGTTCCTTAACGGACGTGCAGGTCGTTCGTGAATTCCAGCATTCTGATAGCTGCGAATATTTGGTTTACGATGTTCAACTCACGGGCACAAAAACTACGACTCGACTGAGGCTGCACAATAATCGAGATATTGAACGGGCCCAGCAGATTGCTGACAATCTTCAGCGATTTCTCGCGAATCCTGCCCGTTCTGAGATTGCTGTAGATACCATCAATGTACTCGACGACTGGGCCCTCACGTCGATGTCTGTCGGAGGTCTGATAGCAATCAGGGCCTTGTTGCGTCGCAAGGGCTTTCGCTTCGAGTTTGACCGTTTGGCAGGTACGCTGCAAATCTCAAATCTTTGGGGCTGATGGCCGCCTCAAGCGGCAGATTTCTTTGAGAGAGATTCAGTCCATCGTGATTGAGCAATCCACTTTGGAAGGCCAGGCCGTGGCTCGAATTGTGTTTGTGATGCAGTCGGGCGATCGCCTTCCGCTCATACATACCTACAGTGCTGGTGTACCCGGCAAACAAGCGGTAGCCGAGGCGATTCGCGAGTTCTTAGAGTTGCCGCCAGTAGAGATGGAAGGTGGACTAGCTGCAAGAATTTGATCGTCGGCCCACCGTGCCTAGTAATCACTAATAATCACTAATAATCATACGGATTCTGGGGTTCCTCAATCGGGGTCAAGGACGTAGCCTGAATGACCAGTTGGCGCTGACCGTCGAGGGTTTCTGTCGCCATGTCACCGTCTACGCGGAGCCACTGGTCTTGTTCGTAGGCAGTGCGATCGCCCTTAATCCGCACGGGCAGCCCAACTGGATATACGTCTGCGGCGCAGCAGGTAATCACAAAGCGGGTGATGGTGAAATAGTTGCTGGGCAGGTTTGGCGAATGGATAACGAACCCCTCGACCGAAGCTTTTTGTCCGGTGTAGGCATCGGGTTCGGGGTAGACATTTAGCAGGCGCACCCAGTCGATTAGCGAGCGGTCTTCGGGGCGGGTGTTGGTGCGGAAGGACTGGGGCTGCGATCGCGTTAGGGTGAGCGTATCCGCGACGCCGCGCTCGATGGCGACCTGGCTGGCAAAGGCGCGGGGCGTAAACTGGAGACCAAACAGGGCGATCGCCAGCAGCAGGGCGCTACTCCATCCAGGCGGCAGCAGGTTTGCATGGGACTCTGAGGGCTGGGTAATGGCGATGCCGCGTCGCGCCAGCCGCAGCGCCTCCCAAAGTTTGGCAACGCCCAACCCCAACAGCGCAAACCCAGCGGTGATCGCCAGCCAGACATAATCTGGATGCAGCAGAATGTTGATCCGCCCGGTTAGCCAAAAGCGCAGCATCAGCCCGCCCCACGCTAGCAGCATGACTGCATCCAGCCAGATTAGCCAAAGCCCTGTCCGATTTTTACGAGTCTGGTTGCCTCTTCTGCTTGCCATCACTCCGTCACTCTGTCACTCTGTCACCCTGTCAGTCCGTCACCCTGTCACCCTGTCACCCTGTCACCCTGTCACCCTGTCAGTCCGTCACCCGACCTCACGTTCTAGCTGATATCTACTGGTATCTAGCTGATAGTATCTAGCTGATATATAGATTAATCAGCAAGCAAAACAAAAACGTGAGCTGACCCGCCAGAATAAACAAATAGGCGATCGCCCGACCGCGAAACATCGACAGCAGCAGCGCAATGTTTTTCAGGTCGATCATTGGGCCAAACACCAGGAACGCCAGCAATGCGCCGCTGGTAAAAGTAGAGGCAAAGGACAGGGCAAAAAACGAATCCACTGTCGAGCAAATCGACACAATCCACGCCAGCAGCATCATCGCCAAAATCGACGTGACCGGGCCCTGCCCCAGCCCAATCACCCACTCGCGCGGCACAAAGACTTGAACGATTGCGGCGATCGCCGTTCCCAAAATCAGCACACCGCCCAACTCGCGCATCTCCTGCACAATGTTATTCACCAAAAGCCACAGCTTGTCCGACAGCGGCTTGGTGAGGACGGGATTGATGGCGATCGCCGACGAAGACAGCGACCCATCGGGGCGAATGGGCTGATCCGCCTGCCCCAGCCAATAGGTTCCTGACTGCAACAGGGACGACTCACCCGAAGGCTTTGTAGCCGCCCCGCGCACCGCTGGCATGGCCCGCGCCACTCCCGGTTGCATCAGCGGTCGCAGGTCTGCCTGAGCGCTAAACACCCAGCCCACAATTACTGCCACCACCAGCGACAGCCCCACCCGCAAAAACACAATCTCCGGCTGATCCCGAAAGGCAATCCACGTTGCCCAAAACACCACCGGATTCACCGTGGGAGCCGCCAGCAAGAAGCCCACCGCCATCGACGCGGGCGCACCCTGCACAATCAGCCGCCGCGCCACAGGCACATTGCCGCACTCGCACACGGGAAACAGGAAGCCAATGCCGCCGCCAATCATCGCCGCCAGCAGCGGATGTTTGGGCACTGCCGCAATCAGCCGCCGCTCATCAACGAATAGCAGCAGCACGCTCGAAAACAGCACGCCCAGCAGCAAAAAGGGCATCGCCTCCACTAGCAGGCTGAAAAACAGCGTCAGCGCATTATTCAATCGATCCATGCGGTCTAGCCTAATCCTTCGGTCTAGCGATCCCCGATTGGGTCTGAGAGGCTATTCTACACCGTCCTATCGCAGACGGGTTTTTCAAAAGGCGGGTTTCCGCCCAAAAAGCGAGGCTTTTGCAGGATCAATCGCGGGGGAAAACTAGCCCAATCCCCCACCGGAATCGCGATAAGGTTGAGTGGGATGAGTGGTGTTGCCATCGCCACAACCCTCAGCGTTATCCGTTTTCCTGATTCATTCTCCCAATCCATCCTTCCGACCCGGCAGCCCGACCCGGCAGCCCGACTCAGCAGCCCGACAGGTATTCCAAACGTTCTAATTTCAGACGGCATTTCAGCCAGCTTTCTGCTCTTGCTCTTATTCCTGAAACCCTACTTTCCAATCCTCTGACCCCCAACTATGGCTTCCCATTCTGAAACCAATAAAGCTGAGCGGGAACGGGCGATCGCCAACTCCCTGCCCGTCGAGATTCGGGACATGGACATCGACGACCTCGCCCCGGTGTTTCATCTGGGGGAAAGCCTGTTTACCAGCGACCTCTATCCCTACCTTTATCGCACCTGGGACGAGTGGGAAGTGATTGGGCAATACAATACAGACCCAGAATATTGCCTGGTCGCAGAGATTGAAGGCGAATTGGCAGGCTTTGTGCTGGGCACTATTATCAGCAAGGCATCCTGGGTCTATGGCTATATTATCTGGCTAGGAGTCAGTCCCAAGTTTCAGCGGCGCGGCGTGGCGGATAAGCTCGTAGACAAAATCGTCGAGCGCATGATTGAAGAAGGCGCTCGGTTCATGCTGGTGGATACCGATCCAGCCAACGAACCTGCGATCAAGTTCTTTCGGCGCAAGGGGTTTGGCAATCCGCGTCGCCACGTTTACCTGTCGATGAATTTAAGCAAGCACGAAATCTACGGCCGCCTAATCGCCTACGAGCGGGACAAGGCTAGCCGGGTGCGTCATCACCGTCCCAAGCGACCCTGATCAAGTGACCCTGTTCCCCTGCTGCCGTCTAAGCCGTTCAAGCTGTTTAATCTGTTTAATCTGTCGCCATGGGAGCGCGATCGCCCACGCGATCCCTCTCAACTTGGCATGGCAACTTTGCGCGACAGCCAACATCTACACAGGGACTTCAAGACAGGGACTTCAAGACAGGGACTTCAAGCTTCTCATGCTCCCCTCTTCCCGACTTGGGAGAAGCGGTTGGGGGATCAGGGCAGATTGAAAGTTGCACATCGCATCAACATTTAGCAAACAGAGCGATCGCCCACCCAGTCGCGACCCACTCGGCATGAGTATCTAGCATCGCCACTCAGCAGGGCGATACACATTGTGACTTTAGTTTGGACTAACTGGCATCACAATAATGCTCAACAGGATGCCATAAAGAATCTGCTCAACCGTTCATAACAGTTGAACTTAAGGAATTGGATACAATCCTGCTCGCAGTTAAGCTGCTGTTGCAACCGGACTGTTCAGGGATTGTTCGGATGTCTTGCGTTTCGAGGCTCGTTTTTTGACCATCGGATAGCAGGGACGAGGAGTTGGCTTGTGCCCCTTGCCTCGTCCTGGCGATTTACCACGAGGTTTAGGCGCAGGAGCAGGGGTGCCAATCGCTGCCAAAATGCCTGCAAACGCTTGTGCGACCCGACCCGGAGTCAACGTTTCTTGCGGTGCCTGCCAGGGCAAGGGGTGGTCAGTACAGTCCTTTCGCGCTAACCACAACTGCCAACTGAGCAACGGCATCAGGCTGCTCCACTGTTCGGTTGCCGATACAGAACTGAACTGGGGATGTGTCCAATATAGCCTCTGCTTGGCAAAGCGATACCAGTGTTCAATGGCAAAGCGACGGAGGTAGTGCAACCACAGGGTTTCTAACGGAGGCATCTGCTCACCCAGCCAAACTAACCACAAAGGAGCCAAGCGTCGCGTGCTGCTCTGTGTCTCCAGCACCTCCACGCGCAACACTTCCATTGCCCGTTTGGGGGATTTGCGGAAATGGTATGCACTCCAACGACTGACCCGCACTCGTCCCCAGTTGGGATCATCGACTTCAACGGTTTCGACCGGGACACTCCAAGTGTCAGGGTCATTGAGTTTCATCTTATGTCCATGCTTGGCAGGTGCGCCTCGCCCTCGATACGCTGGGGGCGCGCCATAGACACATCGATTGGATGTAACCCGCAGCAGCAAGTCTGCCTCAATCCCTGCCGTTTGGTTGACAAAACTGGCATTGCCGTACCCTCGGTCGTAGATCGCCAACGGACGCACCGCTAACTGCCGAGTCACTTGTTTGAGTTGGAATGCCGCTTTACTGGCGGGTGTTTCAAAGCTGGTGATGCGCTCATGCCGCAATGGTAATGCCCAACTGCCCCTGTCTTCAGCAATCCAGGCTAAGGTACTGTAGTTTTGTCCGGCTATCGGGGCATGTCCTGTTCTGCCTGATAAGGTGCGGTCTTTCAAACGCCTGGCAGCAGGACGGTTCCACCGACTCGCATCACCTGCCAACAACGGTTGCTGCTGAGTCGGTATCTGCTGCACCAACAGCTTCAGCACCTTTGATCGGGGTAGGCGGCTATCGCGCAACGCTTCATAGGTGCTCGACCACTGGCGACGAAAGACAGGACTCTGCGATAGCCTCACAAACGACACGATGCACGCACTCACTAACACGGCATCCATCAGATCAAACAGGGCATCTCTGGCGTTTCCCAAGCTGGCATACAACGTTTGGCGAAATTGCTGAAGTTCGTTGAAAATCATGGGGTCAATGTTGGTTGTACTTCATTGACCTTACGGCAGTCGGTGCTTCTCATTGACTGCCTTCCTCTTCACCATTAGTCCAAACTAAAGTTGTGAAGAAGTATTGTTTTTTCTGATAAAACGCAATTCTGTATTTTTAGATACAGAATTTATTGCTATGATTAAACAAGAAGCGTCAAGATTCCATCACTTAACACCAGAAGGATTTCACTATGTCTACTCAAGATCAAGCCCGCGCCCTGATGATGCGCCACCACCACAACATCAAGAATCGCCAGCAATCGATGCTCAGCCGGGCCGCCGCCGAAATCGGGCTGCCTGCGGAAGCACCCACCCTCTGGAACCATGTCCAGGGCAAGCCCCACCCATCTTTTGTGCAGAGCTATGACCGCAGCGGCTCGACCATGAGCTAGGTTGCCGGGATAAATAGCTCCGCGACACCGTTAGAACTGGAATGGTTAGAACAGCAATTCGGAACCGGAATTCGGTTTTACACGTAGTTTGAAAGCGTGGGCGATCGCCCAATCCACCCTTTTTCTCCGCTCCGTCGGGGAGGTATCGACACCGATGCCTCCCTGAATTTTTTTGAATTTTTTTTACAGACCACGCGAGTTTTTTGCAGACCAAGCCTCATGCCTCACCTAAGCAAAGCCCAGTCGCTTGAACCGACGGCGTTGGGCTTGGGGCTGGGCAGCAGCGGCTTCCAGGCGTTCCTGGCGCTCCAGTTCTGGCAATTTCAGCACGACTCCAGCAAAAAACCAGTAGTAAACCGCCACTGGATCAACGTCGAGGGGATAGTAGTAGGTGTTGTAGCTAATGAACAGCACGAATAGCCACAGCGCTGCGCCATA
The Thermoleptolyngbya sichuanensis A183 DNA segment above includes these coding regions:
- a CDS encoding TIGR03943 family putative permease subunit; translated protein: MLLAWGGLMLRFWLTGRINILLHPDYVWLAITAGFALLGLGVAKLWEALRLARRGIAITQPSESHANLLPPGWSSALLLAIALFGLQFTPRAFASQVAIERGVADTLTLTRSQPQSFRTNTRPEDRSLIDWVRLLNVYPEPDAYTGQKASVEGFVIHSPNLPSNYFTITRFVITCCAADVYPVGLPVRIKGDRTAYEQDQWLRVDGDMATETLDGQRQLVIQATSLTPIEEPQNPYDY
- a CDS encoding permease, with amino-acid sequence MDRLNNALTLFFSLLVEAMPFLLLGVLFSSVLLLFVDERRLIAAVPKHPLLAAMIGGGIGFLFPVCECGNVPVARRLIVQGAPASMAVGFLLAAPTVNPVVFWATWIAFRDQPEIVFLRVGLSLVVAVIVGWVFSAQADLRPLMQPGVARAMPAVRGAATKPSGESSLLQSGTYWLGQADQPIRPDGSLSSSAIAINPVLTKPLSDKLWLLVNNIVQEMRELGGVLILGTAIAAIVQVFVPREWVIGLGQGPVTSILAMMLLAWIVSICSTVDSFFALSFASTFTSGALLAFLVFGPMIDLKNIALLLSMFRGRAIAYLFILAGQLTFLFCLLINLYIS
- a CDS encoding GNAT family N-acetyltransferase translates to MASHSETNKAERERAIANSLPVEIRDMDIDDLAPVFHLGESLFTSDLYPYLYRTWDEWEVIGQYNTDPEYCLVAEIEGELAGFVLGTIISKASWVYGYIIWLGVSPKFQRRGVADKLVDKIVERMIEEGARFMLVDTDPANEPAIKFFRRKGFGNPRRHVYLSMNLSKHEIYGRLIAYERDKASRVRHHRPKRP
- a CDS encoding NF041680 family putative transposase; the protein is MIFNELQQFRQTLYASLGNARDALFDLMDAVLVSACIVSFVRLSQSPVFRRQWSSTYEALRDSRLPRSKVLKLLVQQIPTQQQPLLAGDASRWNRPAARRLKDRTLSGRTGHAPIAGQNYSTLAWIAEDRGSWALPLRHERITSFETPASKAAFQLKQVTRQLAVRPLAIYDRGYGNASFVNQTAGIEADLLLRVTSNRCVYGAPPAYRGRGAPAKHGHKMKLNDPDTWSVPVETVEVDDPNWGRVRVSRWSAYHFRKSPKRAMEVLRVEVLETQSSTRRLAPLWLVWLGEQMPPLETLWLHYLRRFAIEHWYRFAKQRLYWTHPQFSSVSATEQWSSLMPLLSWQLWLARKDCTDHPLPWQAPQETLTPGRVAQAFAGILAAIGTPAPAPKPRGKSPGRGKGHKPTPRPCYPMVKKRASKRKTSEQSLNSPVATAA